A genome region from Pristis pectinata isolate sPriPec2 chromosome 4, sPriPec2.1.pri, whole genome shotgun sequence includes the following:
- the ppargc1b gene encoding peroxisome proliferator-activated receptor gamma coactivator 1-alpha isoform X3 — MRKYGSVAGEDRLYSDFPEIDLSQLDVTDLDSVSCLSELQWDNDQTEISSSQYSTDDSELFETIEEENEALLAALTETLDDIQVDDVSLSAFKELTDGVVTDLLETASLPTPDGSPPSTKADEPSLLRKLLLAPQNVQLNYERQKESNTVRHASSNQKSKSQRSSFKVDGPQGSKPHSTCQRQHRPFTELHKHLTSTVRPPLFKTDDSKITNKDQSNPVWTSQYHQSHHQQGESEDDGDVDDDCVNDSANKELDCFNDGNREHKQGHHVLQNGASCIASIKSEDMTASAKNNWTKNSQFTTEAELCSVVELIKYMHTYCLPPRKYPLVTTQQDDSGNASNKKQTNDCPLQRFIHPSIEKQKLSNSLKINLSSRQGRSTPDLCKRNVRKLSKSSILRELLEKNFAVDVSKPYRLHNPLYPVLVCTHSSDNSQTILSQVVPKHEGDSAYYTETINITLKKDRKKCCKNKAAKMGDTVKKQESTCLAVRRSLRLNPQVSGILSIDLESASAGSLTRVNLEGTPKESGSSNVQMKFEGEGCEQVAEIEIDYSGQQLCGSGTHIVPNDQRYRQSCNRVHWTEENNNEESSFTTDLPTVSMVPCCNIVEDHQAFTAQDFPLNETKMQENKTSRKLAKPTSLLLSPESESDCKESPLENKPFEQVLSVELCGTAGLTPPTTPPHKTTQDDPFKTAIKIDSSVNNTINQLPTKNHWSSLSKSLINKHPEQTELYAYLSKATVTPVQTEGKKVKRSYTRCFGDHDYCQLYRSETETEKNVLRLYELPNSSSHQNGKETYDDYSLCSDKKQKMSPIPNQGPNGKKVEISKKLSVQSSNKKPMRDQEIRAKLFKHFGYPEEAITDEVKQNTLEDNDCGPNECCYHSDAKLLTGMKRPGTTSPDQSPSLSSHKNAQSLPKDSLHAQEHQLDEERTESCSNQQHKITSGSPLTQFRSPVKRESVRNGRHDKCLYGRQIWNDEDFENANRRDRRNKAVDECRIIYIGKLACNITPAELKRRFEVFGEIEECKLLTQDRGVKYGFITYRHSEDAASALKNGHKLQKRSESTLHLYCGGIRQFCKVNYTDLDPSAEDLDPAPMKSKYDTMDFDSLLKEAQKSLTR, encoded by the exons ATGAGAAAG TATGGTTCCGTGGCTGGTGAGGACCGTTTATATTCAGATTTTCCAGAAATTGACCTTTCCCAGCTGGATGTGACTGATCTTGATTCAGTTAGCTGCCTTAGTGAACTTCAGTGGGATAATGACCAAACAGAAATAAGTTCCAGCCAGTATAGTACAGATGATTCTGAGCTTTTTGAA ACCATAGAAGAAGAAAACGAGGCCTTGCTGGCTGCTCTCACTGAGACATTGGACGACATCCAAGTAGATGATGTGAGCCTGTCTGCGTTCAAGGAACTCACAGATGGAGTTGTGACTGATTTGTTGGAAACTGCCTCTTTACCAACACCAGATGGCAGTCCCCCCAGCACAAAGGCTGATGAACCATCTCTA TTAAGGAAACTGCTTCTGGCTCCACAAAATGTGCAGTTAAACTATGAACGGCAAAAAGAGAGCAACACAGTGCGCCATGCCTCCAGTAACCAAAAGTCAAAATCACAACGTTCTTCTTTCAAG GTGGACGGCCCACAGGGCAGTAAGCCACACAGCACCTGTCAGCGTCAGCATCGACCGTTCACAGAATTACACAAGCACCTGACTTCAACTGTCCGCCCTCCCCTGTTTAAAACAGATGATTCCAAAATCACTAATAAAGACCAAAGCAATCCAGTGTGGACTTCACAGTATCATCAGTCACATCACCAGCAAGGTGAGAGTGAGGATGATGGTGATGTTGATGATGATTGTGTTAATGATAGTGCTAACAAAGAATTGGATTGCTTCAATGATGGGAATAGGGAACACAAACAAGGACACCACGTTCTACAAAATGGTGCTTCTTGCATTGCATCCATTAAGTCTGAAGATATGACTGCATCAGCAAAGAACAATTGGACTAAAAATTCTCAGTTTACCACAGAAGCAGAATTATGTTCAGTAGTTGAGCTTATTAAGTATATGCACACCTATTGCCTTCCGCCTAGGAAATATCCACTAGTCACAACTCAGCAAGATGATAGTGGCAATGCCAGTAACAAAAAGCAAACAAATGACTGCCCTTTGCAGAGGTTTATACACCCCAGTATAGAAAAACAGAAGCTATCAAATTCCTTAAAGATAAACCTCAGTTCTAGGCAAGGAAGGAGCACTCCAGATTTGTGCAAGAGGAATGTAAGAaaactttccaaaagttccataCTGAGAGAGCTATTGGAAAAAAATTTTGCAGTAGATGTGAGCAAGCCTTACAGACTTCACAATCCTTTATATCCTGTACTTGTTTGCACTCATTCATCTGATAATAGCCAGACTATTCTGTCTCAGGTGGTGCCCAAGCATGAAGGTGATAGTGCTTATTATACTGAAACCATCAACATTACGCTGAAAAAGGACAGAAAGAAATGCTGCAAGAACAAGGCGGCTAAAATGGGGGATACAGTAAAGAAACAAGAAAGTACATGCCTTGCAGTTCGGCGCTCACTGAGATTGAACCCTCAGGTTAGTGGGATCCTAAGCATTGATTTAGAGTCAGCTTCAGCTGGGAGTCTAACGAGAGTAAATTTGGAGGGAACACCAAAGGAGTCTGGGTCATCAAATGTGCAGATGAAGTTTGAGGGGGAGGGCTGTGAACAAGTAGCAGAAATTGAGATAGATTATTCTGGACAGCAACTCTGTGGCAGTGGTACGCACATTGTGCCAAATGACCAGCGGTATCGACAATCCTGTAATCGAGTGCATTGGACTGAGGAGAACAACAATGAAGAAAGTTCGTTTACTACTGACCTTCCTACAGTTTCCATGGTTCCATGCTGTAATATAGTTGAGGACCACCAAGCCTTCACTGCACAGGACTTCCCATTAAATGAAACCAAGATGCAAGAAAACAAGACTAGCAGAAAGCTAG ctaaACCTACAAGTTTGTTACTTAGTCCAGAGTCTGAAAG tgACTGCAAAGAGTCTCCCCTTGAGAACAAACCTTTTGAACAAGTACTGAGCGTAGAACTGTGTGGAACTGCAG GACTTACACCTCCAACTACACCACCACACAAAACGACCCAAGATGATCCTTTCAAGACAGCAATAAAAATTGATTCATCTGTTAACAACACAATTAACCAATTACCAACAAAGAACCATTGGAGTTCTTTATCAAAAAGTCTCATCAATAAGCACCCCGAGCAAACTGAGCTGTATGCTTACCTTAGCAAAGCCACAGTCACCCCAGTTCAGACGGAAGGCAAGAAAGTTAAAAGGTCATATACCAGATGCTTTGGTGACCATGACTATTGTCAATTGTACAGGTCAGAAACtgaaactgaaaaaaatgttCTGAGACTTTATGAACTTCCAAACTCTAGTAGTCATCAGAATGGAAAGGAAACGTATGATGATTATTCACTTTGCAGTGATAAGAAACAGAAGATGTCTCCCATTCCAAATCAAGGACCTAATGGTAAGAAAGTGGAGATAAGCAAAAAGCTTTCAGTTCAGAGCAGCAATAAAAAACCTATGAGAGACCAAGAGATAAGAGCCAAATTATTCAAACACTTTGGCTATCCGGAAGAAGCCATCACAGATGAGGTGAAACAAAATACACTTGAAGACAATGATTGTGGTCCTAATGAATGCTGCTATCATTCTGATGCAAAGCTGCTAACAGGGATGAAAAGGCCTGGGACTACTTCTCCGGATCAATCACCATCTCTTTCCTCGCACAAAAACGCCCAATCACTTCCAAAGGACTCTTTGCATGCTCAAGAACATCAGTTAGATGAGGAAAGAACAGAGTCCTGCTCTAACCAACAGCACAAAATAACTTCTGGATCTCCACTTACACAATTCCGATCTCCAGTGAAAAGGGAATCTgtcag GAATGGCAGGCATGACAAATGTTTATATGGGAGGCAAATTTGGAATGATGAGGACTTTGAAAATGCTAACCGAAGGGATAGAAGGAATAAAGCCGTG GATGAGTGCCGTATTATCTACATTGGAAAGTTAGCCTGCAATATAACTCCAGCAGAACTAAAGCGCCGTTTTGAAGTTTTTGGAGAGATCGAAGAATGCAAACTACTTACTCAAGATAGGGG tgttAAGTATGGATTTATCACATATCGCCATAGTGAGGATGCTGCTTCTGCTCTCAAGAATGGGCATAAATTGCAGAAACGGAGTGAGTCTacattgcatttatattgtggaGGGATCAGACAATTCTGCAAAGTCAATTACACTGACCTGG ATCCCAGTGCAGAAGACTTGGACCCTGCTCCAATGAAAAGCAAGTATGACACTATGGATTTTGACAGCTTGTTGAAAGAGGCACAGAAAAGCCTGACTAGGTAA
- the ppargc1b gene encoding peroxisome proliferator-activated receptor gamma coactivator 1-alpha isoform X7, whose translation MADCSLTDEDFSSFVFDYLTENAESQYGSVAGEDRLYSDFPEIDLSQLDVTDLDSVSCLSELQWDNDQTEISSSQYSTDDSELFETIEEENEALLAALTETLDDIQVDDVSLSAFKELTDGVVTDLLETASLPTPDGSPPSTKADEPSLLRKLLLAPQNVQLNYERQKESNTVRHASSNQKSKSQRSSFKVDGPQGSKPHSTCQRQHRPFTELHKHLTSTVRPPLFKTDDSKITNKDQSNPVWTSQYHQSHHQQAKPTSLLLSPESESDCKESPLENKPFEQVLSVELCGTAGLTPPTTPPHKTTQDDPFKTAIKIDSSVNNTINQLPTKNHWSSLSKSLINKHPEQTELYAYLSKATVTPVQTEGKKVKRSYTRCFGDHDYCQLYRSETETEKNVLRLYELPNSSSHQNGKETYDDYSLCSDKKQKMSPIPNQGPNGKKVEISKKLSVQSSNKKPMRDQEIRAKLFKHFGYPEEAITDEVKQNTLEDNDCGPNECCYHSDAKLLTGMKRPGTTSPDQSPSLSSHKNAQSLPKDSLHAQEHQLDEERTESCSNQQHKITSGSPLTQFRSPVKRESVRNGRHDKCLYGRQIWNDEDFENANRRDRRNKAVDECRIIYIGKLACNITPAELKRRFEVFGEIEECKLLTQDRGVKYGFITYRHSEDAASALKNGHKLQKRSESTLHLYCGGIRQFCKVNYTDLDPSAEDLDPAPMKSKYDTMDFDSLLKEAQKSLTR comes from the exons TATGGTTCCGTGGCTGGTGAGGACCGTTTATATTCAGATTTTCCAGAAATTGACCTTTCCCAGCTGGATGTGACTGATCTTGATTCAGTTAGCTGCCTTAGTGAACTTCAGTGGGATAATGACCAAACAGAAATAAGTTCCAGCCAGTATAGTACAGATGATTCTGAGCTTTTTGAA ACCATAGAAGAAGAAAACGAGGCCTTGCTGGCTGCTCTCACTGAGACATTGGACGACATCCAAGTAGATGATGTGAGCCTGTCTGCGTTCAAGGAACTCACAGATGGAGTTGTGACTGATTTGTTGGAAACTGCCTCTTTACCAACACCAGATGGCAGTCCCCCCAGCACAAAGGCTGATGAACCATCTCTA TTAAGGAAACTGCTTCTGGCTCCACAAAATGTGCAGTTAAACTATGAACGGCAAAAAGAGAGCAACACAGTGCGCCATGCCTCCAGTAACCAAAAGTCAAAATCACAACGTTCTTCTTTCAAG GTGGACGGCCCACAGGGCAGTAAGCCACACAGCACCTGTCAGCGTCAGCATCGACCGTTCACAGAATTACACAAGCACCTGACTTCAACTGTCCGCCCTCCCCTGTTTAAAACAGATGATTCCAAAATCACTAATAAAGACCAAAGCAATCCAGTGTGGACTTCACAGTATCATCAGTCACATCACCAGCAAG ctaaACCTACAAGTTTGTTACTTAGTCCAGAGTCTGAAAG tgACTGCAAAGAGTCTCCCCTTGAGAACAAACCTTTTGAACAAGTACTGAGCGTAGAACTGTGTGGAACTGCAG GACTTACACCTCCAACTACACCACCACACAAAACGACCCAAGATGATCCTTTCAAGACAGCAATAAAAATTGATTCATCTGTTAACAACACAATTAACCAATTACCAACAAAGAACCATTGGAGTTCTTTATCAAAAAGTCTCATCAATAAGCACCCCGAGCAAACTGAGCTGTATGCTTACCTTAGCAAAGCCACAGTCACCCCAGTTCAGACGGAAGGCAAGAAAGTTAAAAGGTCATATACCAGATGCTTTGGTGACCATGACTATTGTCAATTGTACAGGTCAGAAACtgaaactgaaaaaaatgttCTGAGACTTTATGAACTTCCAAACTCTAGTAGTCATCAGAATGGAAAGGAAACGTATGATGATTATTCACTTTGCAGTGATAAGAAACAGAAGATGTCTCCCATTCCAAATCAAGGACCTAATGGTAAGAAAGTGGAGATAAGCAAAAAGCTTTCAGTTCAGAGCAGCAATAAAAAACCTATGAGAGACCAAGAGATAAGAGCCAAATTATTCAAACACTTTGGCTATCCGGAAGAAGCCATCACAGATGAGGTGAAACAAAATACACTTGAAGACAATGATTGTGGTCCTAATGAATGCTGCTATCATTCTGATGCAAAGCTGCTAACAGGGATGAAAAGGCCTGGGACTACTTCTCCGGATCAATCACCATCTCTTTCCTCGCACAAAAACGCCCAATCACTTCCAAAGGACTCTTTGCATGCTCAAGAACATCAGTTAGATGAGGAAAGAACAGAGTCCTGCTCTAACCAACAGCACAAAATAACTTCTGGATCTCCACTTACACAATTCCGATCTCCAGTGAAAAGGGAATCTgtcag GAATGGCAGGCATGACAAATGTTTATATGGGAGGCAAATTTGGAATGATGAGGACTTTGAAAATGCTAACCGAAGGGATAGAAGGAATAAAGCCGTG GATGAGTGCCGTATTATCTACATTGGAAAGTTAGCCTGCAATATAACTCCAGCAGAACTAAAGCGCCGTTTTGAAGTTTTTGGAGAGATCGAAGAATGCAAACTACTTACTCAAGATAGGGG tgttAAGTATGGATTTATCACATATCGCCATAGTGAGGATGCTGCTTCTGCTCTCAAGAATGGGCATAAATTGCAGAAACGGAGTGAGTCTacattgcatttatattgtggaGGGATCAGACAATTCTGCAAAGTCAATTACACTGACCTGG ATCCCAGTGCAGAAGACTTGGACCCTGCTCCAATGAAAAGCAAGTATGACACTATGGATTTTGACAGCTTGTTGAAAGAGGCACAGAAAAGCCTGACTAGGTAA
- the ppargc1b gene encoding peroxisome proliferator-activated receptor gamma coactivator 1-alpha isoform X2 has protein sequence MADCSLTDEDFSSFVFDYLTENAESQYGSVAGEDRLYSDFPEIDLSQLDVTDLDSVSCLSELQWDNDQTEISSSQYSTDDSELFETIEEENEALLAALTETLDDIQVDDVSLSAFKELTDGVVTDLLETASLPTPDGSPPSTKADEPSLLRKLLLAPQNVQLNYERQKESNTVRHASSNQKSKSQRSSFKVDGPQGSKPHSTCQRQHRPFTELHKHLTSTVRPPLFKTDDSKITNKDQSNPVWTSQYHQSHHQQGESEDDGDVDDDCVNDSANKELDCFNDGNREHKQGHHVLQNGASCIASIKSEDMTASAKNNWTKNSQFTTEAELCSVVELIKYMHTYCLPPRKYPLVTTQQDDSGNASNKKQTNDCPLQRFIHPSIEKQKLSNSLKINLSSRQGRSTPDLCKRNVRKLSKSSILRELLEKNFAVDVSKPYRLHNPLYPVLVCTHSSDNSQTILSQVVPKHEGDSAYYTETINITLKKDRKKCCKNKAAKMGDTVKKQESTCLAVRRSLRLNPQVSGILSIDLESASAGSLTRVNLEGTPKESGSSNVQMKFEGEGCEQVAEIEIDYSGQQLCGSGTHIVPNDQRYRQSCNRVHWTEENNNEESSFTTDLPTVSMVPCCNIVEDHQAFTAQDFPLNETKMQENKTSRKLAKPTSLLLSPESESDCKESPLENKPFEQVLSVELCGTAGLTPPTTPPHKTTQDDPFKTAIKIDSSVNNTINQLPTKNHWSSLSKSLINKHPEQTELYAYLSKATVTPVQTEGKKVKRSYTRCFGDHDYCQLYRSETETEKNVLRLYELPNSSSHQNGKETYDDYSLCSDKKQKMSPIPNQGPNGKKVEISKKLSVQSSNKKPMRDQEIRAKLFKHFGYPEEAITDEVKQNTLEDNDCGPNECCYHSDAKLLTGMKRPGTTSPDQSPSLSSHKNAQSLPKDSLHAQEHQLDEERTESCSNQQHKITSGSPLTQFRSPVKRESVRNGRHDKCLYGRQIWNDEDFENANRRDRRNKAVDECRIIYIGKLACNITPAELKRRFEVFGEIEECKLLTQDRGVKYGFITYRHSEDAASALKNGHKLQKRSESTLHLYCGGIRQFCKVNYTDLDPSAEDLDPAPMKSKYDTMDFDSLLKEAQKSLTR, from the exons TATGGTTCCGTGGCTGGTGAGGACCGTTTATATTCAGATTTTCCAGAAATTGACCTTTCCCAGCTGGATGTGACTGATCTTGATTCAGTTAGCTGCCTTAGTGAACTTCAGTGGGATAATGACCAAACAGAAATAAGTTCCAGCCAGTATAGTACAGATGATTCTGAGCTTTTTGAA ACCATAGAAGAAGAAAACGAGGCCTTGCTGGCTGCTCTCACTGAGACATTGGACGACATCCAAGTAGATGATGTGAGCCTGTCTGCGTTCAAGGAACTCACAGATGGAGTTGTGACTGATTTGTTGGAAACTGCCTCTTTACCAACACCAGATGGCAGTCCCCCCAGCACAAAGGCTGATGAACCATCTCTA TTAAGGAAACTGCTTCTGGCTCCACAAAATGTGCAGTTAAACTATGAACGGCAAAAAGAGAGCAACACAGTGCGCCATGCCTCCAGTAACCAAAAGTCAAAATCACAACGTTCTTCTTTCAAG GTGGACGGCCCACAGGGCAGTAAGCCACACAGCACCTGTCAGCGTCAGCATCGACCGTTCACAGAATTACACAAGCACCTGACTTCAACTGTCCGCCCTCCCCTGTTTAAAACAGATGATTCCAAAATCACTAATAAAGACCAAAGCAATCCAGTGTGGACTTCACAGTATCATCAGTCACATCACCAGCAAGGTGAGAGTGAGGATGATGGTGATGTTGATGATGATTGTGTTAATGATAGTGCTAACAAAGAATTGGATTGCTTCAATGATGGGAATAGGGAACACAAACAAGGACACCACGTTCTACAAAATGGTGCTTCTTGCATTGCATCCATTAAGTCTGAAGATATGACTGCATCAGCAAAGAACAATTGGACTAAAAATTCTCAGTTTACCACAGAAGCAGAATTATGTTCAGTAGTTGAGCTTATTAAGTATATGCACACCTATTGCCTTCCGCCTAGGAAATATCCACTAGTCACAACTCAGCAAGATGATAGTGGCAATGCCAGTAACAAAAAGCAAACAAATGACTGCCCTTTGCAGAGGTTTATACACCCCAGTATAGAAAAACAGAAGCTATCAAATTCCTTAAAGATAAACCTCAGTTCTAGGCAAGGAAGGAGCACTCCAGATTTGTGCAAGAGGAATGTAAGAaaactttccaaaagttccataCTGAGAGAGCTATTGGAAAAAAATTTTGCAGTAGATGTGAGCAAGCCTTACAGACTTCACAATCCTTTATATCCTGTACTTGTTTGCACTCATTCATCTGATAATAGCCAGACTATTCTGTCTCAGGTGGTGCCCAAGCATGAAGGTGATAGTGCTTATTATACTGAAACCATCAACATTACGCTGAAAAAGGACAGAAAGAAATGCTGCAAGAACAAGGCGGCTAAAATGGGGGATACAGTAAAGAAACAAGAAAGTACATGCCTTGCAGTTCGGCGCTCACTGAGATTGAACCCTCAGGTTAGTGGGATCCTAAGCATTGATTTAGAGTCAGCTTCAGCTGGGAGTCTAACGAGAGTAAATTTGGAGGGAACACCAAAGGAGTCTGGGTCATCAAATGTGCAGATGAAGTTTGAGGGGGAGGGCTGTGAACAAGTAGCAGAAATTGAGATAGATTATTCTGGACAGCAACTCTGTGGCAGTGGTACGCACATTGTGCCAAATGACCAGCGGTATCGACAATCCTGTAATCGAGTGCATTGGACTGAGGAGAACAACAATGAAGAAAGTTCGTTTACTACTGACCTTCCTACAGTTTCCATGGTTCCATGCTGTAATATAGTTGAGGACCACCAAGCCTTCACTGCACAGGACTTCCCATTAAATGAAACCAAGATGCAAGAAAACAAGACTAGCAGAAAGCTAG ctaaACCTACAAGTTTGTTACTTAGTCCAGAGTCTGAAAG tgACTGCAAAGAGTCTCCCCTTGAGAACAAACCTTTTGAACAAGTACTGAGCGTAGAACTGTGTGGAACTGCAG GACTTACACCTCCAACTACACCACCACACAAAACGACCCAAGATGATCCTTTCAAGACAGCAATAAAAATTGATTCATCTGTTAACAACACAATTAACCAATTACCAACAAAGAACCATTGGAGTTCTTTATCAAAAAGTCTCATCAATAAGCACCCCGAGCAAACTGAGCTGTATGCTTACCTTAGCAAAGCCACAGTCACCCCAGTTCAGACGGAAGGCAAGAAAGTTAAAAGGTCATATACCAGATGCTTTGGTGACCATGACTATTGTCAATTGTACAGGTCAGAAACtgaaactgaaaaaaatgttCTGAGACTTTATGAACTTCCAAACTCTAGTAGTCATCAGAATGGAAAGGAAACGTATGATGATTATTCACTTTGCAGTGATAAGAAACAGAAGATGTCTCCCATTCCAAATCAAGGACCTAATGGTAAGAAAGTGGAGATAAGCAAAAAGCTTTCAGTTCAGAGCAGCAATAAAAAACCTATGAGAGACCAAGAGATAAGAGCCAAATTATTCAAACACTTTGGCTATCCGGAAGAAGCCATCACAGATGAGGTGAAACAAAATACACTTGAAGACAATGATTGTGGTCCTAATGAATGCTGCTATCATTCTGATGCAAAGCTGCTAACAGGGATGAAAAGGCCTGGGACTACTTCTCCGGATCAATCACCATCTCTTTCCTCGCACAAAAACGCCCAATCACTTCCAAAGGACTCTTTGCATGCTCAAGAACATCAGTTAGATGAGGAAAGAACAGAGTCCTGCTCTAACCAACAGCACAAAATAACTTCTGGATCTCCACTTACACAATTCCGATCTCCAGTGAAAAGGGAATCTgtcag GAATGGCAGGCATGACAAATGTTTATATGGGAGGCAAATTTGGAATGATGAGGACTTTGAAAATGCTAACCGAAGGGATAGAAGGAATAAAGCCGTG GATGAGTGCCGTATTATCTACATTGGAAAGTTAGCCTGCAATATAACTCCAGCAGAACTAAAGCGCCGTTTTGAAGTTTTTGGAGAGATCGAAGAATGCAAACTACTTACTCAAGATAGGGG tgttAAGTATGGATTTATCACATATCGCCATAGTGAGGATGCTGCTTCTGCTCTCAAGAATGGGCATAAATTGCAGAAACGGAGTGAGTCTacattgcatttatattgtggaGGGATCAGACAATTCTGCAAAGTCAATTACACTGACCTGG ATCCCAGTGCAGAAGACTTGGACCCTGCTCCAATGAAAAGCAAGTATGACACTATGGATTTTGACAGCTTGTTGAAAGAGGCACAGAAAAGCCTGACTAGGTAA